In Lacibacter sp. H375, one DNA window encodes the following:
- a CDS encoding S8 family serine peptidase: MKKAFLLTVLLCSINSSIAQKKVTTLRLKAGDVAIQGNMEAETITKEFRKGRFGEWTYSLLAFEKPVTNAQQLALKGMGIELLSYLPDNSYQVRMKRMPMFSQLFGAGVRAMINMPGSAKLGRELNTLLPAQQPETVLLLNLQLQPGVKWNEVKETLSGYEVVLTKSDYLNQGLAQVNFPAKNITAVSNLPFVSFLNASFLQPTPLNQRERGLFGLTNLTSSEVAGRNLSGLGTTVGVGDNADPLHLDNTKNVLNRNPSFTTNNHGRQVTGVVGGDGLIEERYKGVAPNSLLIVDYFDLVLTKSATYFTDFGMTVTNNSYFNGLAGCPGNSDYNELSVYVDQQIYNNPFLQHIFSAGNDGQRVCSPYPLSFATIKSGYQVGKNVLDVADYHVGTDVLNLSSSKGPVEDGRLKPEITASGVNVFTTSNNNTYAAGFGTSFSSPYVAGVWALLTERYKQLHSNTLPKSALIKAALCNSADDRGNSGPDYGYGFGLVNPRRAVELLENNRYFIGSLSTGGASSQIISVPANTKQVKVMLYWHDKEASPLASTALVNDLDLSVTDGATTYLPWTLNPSPATVNNPAIRGFDHINNIEQVTIDNPGANISINLSGFNVPNGPQEYFVVYEFLKDEIVLEHPYGGERFVPGVEEIIKWNAKDNSTNTFTIEISVDDGTTWSVVDANVPADQHRYRWTGIPNTPTNKGKIRITRNGGGAAATSPGNFTILSQPTLTATVPCEGYVNLSWTAVTGASDYEVLQLNDGAFSSLGTTNTLNYRVSGLNKTQTYWFTVRARITDSLGLRAVARSITPTLATACTASEFDNDLKIDSLLSPIHGRENTSIGLSATQPITVRIKNLDNVATSSTYNISYQINGGIVVTESSAVSIAANSTVNYTFAATANLSAPGIYNIKITVKQTGDAQTANDELTYVVKHIANPPVNLPFAETFEATGNDEYKTNFFALTNADRFDYLNTSNGRLRTFVNSGVAVNGSKAITLDAINYNGGLAGNSVTGTINLSSYTATQGLRFDFNFKNHGQLKQPGTGVWMRGSDTQPWVLVYNLSNNQGNLGEVKRVSININELGQTVSSSFQIRFDQISSTSANNATYDIGGYDQDDGFTFDDIRIVQASNDVLLTQLVAPDTFNCTPGNASITIKVKNTTATTFTNVPVYYRINNGTAVAGSIPSLAGNTELDFTFPTQADLSAFKAYEIDTWVQLSGDDYPVNDSINNRFVYSSPVISSFPYLERFDNSNGNWFTDTLSYSSWRWGKPSKTLMNRSASEGKGWFTMLSNAYKPNENSYLYSPCFNLSSLTQPVLSFSHITQQEDNCNCDYHTLEYSTDNGNTWQRLTATNGTNWFDSSVNQSWKKSIQRWHVSSTEVPNASNIRFRIFVSSDEAAQYEGIGIDDIHIFEKATIYTGVDVLNLNQSVSGNNWVHFNSSGTRIASIHPMGQNLGSTDVSAFINAGPVRTMNNQYYLDRNLVIRSTIAPNDSVLVRFYFTEQEAKALIDATGCALCIKLTDAYLAAVTKYNGSASFENGVLNDGADGTFQFIDSGKVDVIPFNNGYYAEFKVKSFSEFWINAVDMGLTQTVTDVNDVTGTGIFIKNVYTDDAGGLFINAGNKTQIREMNIRIINAMGQEVMSKQTSYSDTRLNINNLSSGIYFVEIRDRKGKEQFVKKIVRTTN; this comes from the coding sequence ATGAAAAAAGCCTTTTTGCTGACTGTTTTACTGTGCAGTATCAACTCATCAATTGCACAAAAGAAGGTCACCACACTCCGTTTGAAAGCTGGCGATGTTGCCATCCAGGGAAATATGGAAGCAGAAACCATTACAAAAGAATTCAGGAAAGGTCGTTTTGGAGAATGGACTTACTCTTTACTTGCTTTTGAAAAACCTGTTACGAATGCACAACAACTTGCATTGAAAGGTATGGGGATTGAATTATTAAGCTATCTGCCTGACAATAGCTACCAGGTGCGCATGAAAAGGATGCCGATGTTTTCGCAACTCTTTGGTGCGGGTGTAAGAGCAATGATCAATATGCCCGGTTCGGCTAAGCTAGGCCGTGAGTTAAATACTCTGTTGCCAGCGCAACAACCTGAAACCGTACTATTGCTTAATCTTCAGTTGCAGCCTGGTGTTAAATGGAATGAAGTAAAGGAAACTCTCTCAGGGTATGAAGTTGTATTAACAAAATCAGACTATCTCAACCAAGGGCTTGCACAAGTGAACTTTCCTGCTAAAAATATTACGGCGGTCAGCAATTTGCCTTTTGTTTCCTTTTTAAACGCATCTTTTTTGCAACCAACGCCGTTGAATCAACGTGAAAGAGGTTTATTTGGGTTAACGAATCTTACAAGTTCAGAAGTTGCCGGTAGAAATTTAAGTGGACTTGGGACCACTGTTGGTGTTGGAGATAATGCAGATCCACTTCATCTTGATAACACAAAAAACGTATTAAACAGGAATCCTTCCTTTACAACAAATAACCATGGCCGGCAGGTAACGGGTGTAGTTGGTGGTGATGGGCTTATCGAAGAAAGGTACAAAGGTGTTGCGCCCAATAGTTTATTGATCGTAGATTACTTTGACCTGGTTCTTACAAAATCGGCAACTTATTTTACGGATTTTGGAATGACAGTTACCAACAATTCTTATTTCAATGGTTTGGCCGGCTGTCCCGGGAATAGTGATTATAATGAGTTGAGCGTTTATGTTGATCAACAGATCTATAACAATCCTTTTTTGCAACACATTTTTTCAGCTGGTAACGATGGTCAACGTGTTTGTTCGCCCTATCCACTTTCATTTGCAACGATCAAGAGCGGATACCAGGTTGGAAAGAATGTTCTTGACGTGGCCGATTACCATGTTGGTACAGATGTATTAAATCTCAGCTCAAGTAAAGGACCCGTTGAAGATGGACGGTTAAAACCTGAAATTACCGCTAGTGGTGTAAATGTATTTACAACGAGTAACAACAACACATATGCTGCGGGTTTCGGTACAAGTTTTTCTTCTCCCTACGTTGCCGGTGTGTGGGCTTTACTTACAGAACGATACAAACAACTTCATTCAAATACTCTTCCAAAATCTGCTTTGATAAAAGCTGCGCTATGTAATTCCGCTGATGACAGGGGAAATAGTGGGCCAGACTATGGTTATGGTTTTGGACTTGTGAATCCACGCAGAGCAGTTGAATTACTCGAAAATAATCGATACTTCATCGGGTCCCTTTCAACAGGGGGTGCTTCATCGCAGATCATTTCCGTGCCTGCAAATACTAAGCAAGTAAAAGTGATGTTATATTGGCACGATAAAGAAGCTTCGCCTCTTGCATCAACTGCATTGGTCAACGATCTCGATCTCTCCGTTACTGACGGAGCAACCACATATCTTCCATGGACACTTAATCCATCCCCTGCAACTGTAAATAATCCTGCAATAAGAGGATTCGATCATATCAACAATATTGAGCAGGTTACAATTGACAATCCCGGTGCAAACATCAGCATTAACCTCAGCGGTTTTAACGTGCCCAACGGTCCGCAGGAATACTTTGTAGTTTATGAATTTTTGAAAGATGAAATTGTTCTTGAACATCCATATGGCGGAGAACGATTTGTTCCCGGAGTTGAAGAGATCATTAAATGGAATGCCAAAGATAACAGTACTAATACGTTCACTATTGAAATATCAGTTGACGATGGTACTACCTGGAGTGTAGTTGATGCGAATGTTCCAGCCGATCAACACCGCTATAGATGGACCGGCATCCCCAATACCCCAACCAACAAAGGAAAAATAAGAATCACAAGAAATGGTGGTGGTGCAGCAGCTACAAGCCCGGGAAACTTTACCATTCTTTCACAACCAACGCTTACAGCAACTGTTCCTTGCGAAGGTTATGTAAACCTTTCTTGGACAGCTGTAACAGGTGCTTCAGATTATGAAGTACTACAATTAAATGATGGGGCATTTTCATCATTAGGAACAACTAACACATTGAATTATCGTGTAAGTGGATTGAACAAAACACAAACTTATTGGTTTACTGTGCGTGCACGAATAACTGATTCATTAGGCCTTCGTGCAGTTGCCAGAAGTATAACCCCTACTCTTGCCACGGCATGTACTGCTTCAGAATTTGACAATGATCTCAAAATAGATTCACTACTTTCTCCAATTCATGGAAGAGAAAATACAAGTATTGGTTTATCAGCAACCCAACCAATTACTGTGCGTATCAAAAATCTTGATAATGTTGCAACAAGCAGTACGTACAATATTTCTTACCAAATAAACGGCGGTATAGTTGTAACAGAATCATCTGCTGTTTCCATTGCTGCCAATTCAACCGTAAATTATACGTTTGCAGCAACTGCAAATTTATCTGCACCAGGTATCTATAATATTAAGATAACAGTTAAACAAACTGGCGACGCACAAACTGCCAATGATGAACTTACCTATGTTGTGAAGCATATTGCAAACCCGCCAGTGAACCTACCTTTTGCTGAAACGTTTGAAGCAACAGGGAATGATGAATACAAAACAAATTTCTTTGCATTAACCAATGCAGATCGATTTGACTATTTAAATACCTCCAATGGCAGGTTACGCACATTTGTTAATTCAGGTGTAGCGGTTAACGGAAGTAAGGCCATTACGCTTGATGCTATCAATTACAATGGAGGGCTGGCAGGAAACAGCGTTACAGGCACTATTAATCTCAGCAGTTACACAGCAACACAAGGTTTACGTTTTGATTTCAATTTTAAAAATCACGGACAATTAAAACAACCCGGAACCGGAGTATGGATGCGTGGCAGCGATACTCAACCTTGGGTGCTTGTGTATAATCTTTCAAACAATCAAGGTAATCTTGGCGAAGTAAAACGTGTAAGCATCAACATCAACGAATTAGGACAAACAGTAAGTTCAAGTTTCCAGATCCGGTTCGATCAGATAAGCAGTACATCGGCAAATAATGCAACGTATGATATTGGCGGATACGATCAAGACGATGGATTTACCTTTGATGATATTCGTATTGTGCAGGCAAGTAATGATGTGTTACTTACCCAATTAGTAGCGCCTGATACATTTAATTGCACTCCGGGAAATGCGAGCATCACGATCAAAGTAAAAAATACCACGGCTACTACTTTCACGAATGTTCCTGTTTATTACCGTATCAATAATGGAACAGCTGTTGCCGGATCAATTCCTTCTTTGGCAGGAAATACAGAGCTTGATTTTACATTTCCTACACAAGCCGATCTGTCCGCATTCAAAGCATATGAAATTGATACATGGGTGCAGCTCAGTGGCGATGATTATCCGGTGAACGATAGTATTAATAACCGTTTTGTTTACAGCAGCCCTGTGATCAGTTCGTTTCCATATCTCGAACGTTTTGATAACTCCAATGGAAACTGGTTTACAGATACACTCAGTTACAGCAGCTGGCGTTGGGGCAAGCCTTCTAAAACATTAATGAACCGTTCTGCAAGCGAAGGCAAAGGTTGGTTTACCATGCTCAGTAATGCCTATAAACCAAATGAAAATTCTTATCTCTATTCACCTTGTTTCAATTTAAGCAGTTTAACACAGCCTGTTTTAAGCTTCAGCCATATTACGCAGCAGGAAGATAATTGTAATTGTGATTATCACACATTGGAATACAGTACAGACAATGGTAACACATGGCAACGATTGACTGCTACTAATGGTACCAACTGGTTTGATTCATCTGTGAATCAATCTTGGAAAAAAAGTATTCAGCGTTGGCATGTATCAAGTACTGAAGTGCCGAATGCTTCCAACATCCGTTTCCGCATTTTCGTTTCAAGTGATGAAGCAGCTCAGTATGAAGGTATTGGTATTGATGATATTCACATCTTTGAAAAAGCAACGATCTATACTGGTGTTGATGTATTGAATTTAAATCAATCAGTAAGTGGAAATAACTGGGTACATTTTAACAGCAGCGGAACAAGAATTGCATCAATTCATCCAATGGGTCAAAATCTTGGCAGCACAGATGTAAGTGCATTTATCAATGCGGGACCTGTTCGCACAATGAATAATCAGTACTACCTCGACCGTAACTTAGTGATCCGTTCAACTATTGCGCCGAATGATAGTGTACTAGTGCGATTCTATTTTACAGAACAGGAAGCAAAAGCTTTGATCGATGCAACTGGCTGCGCTCTTTGTATCAAACTTACTGATGCATACCTGGCGGCAGTTACCAAATACAACGGAAGTGCCTCCTTTGAAAATGGAGTATTGAATGACGGAGCAGATGGAACATTCCAATTCATTGATTCAGGAAAGGTTGATGTAATACCATTCAACAATGGTTATTATGCAGAGTTTAAAGTGAAGAGCTTCTCTGAATTCTGGATCAATGCTGTAGATATGGGTCTCACCCAAACAGTAACTGATGTAAATGATGTAACCGGTACAGGTATCTTTATTAAAAATGTTTATACCGATGATGCCGGCGGCTTGTTCATTAATGCAGGTAACAAAACTCAGATACGTGAAATGAATATCCGTATCATAAACGCCATGGGCCAGGAAGTCATGAGCAAACAAACCTCTTACTCCGATACAAGGCTCAACATCAACAACCTTTCAAGCGGCATCTACTTTGTTGAAATAAGAGACAGAAAAGGTAAAGAACAGTTCGTAAAAAAGATCGTAAGAACTACAAACTAA
- a CDS encoding glycine--tRNA ligase, translating into MANEKLFANIISHSKEYGYIFQSSEIYDGLSAVYDYGQLGAQLKKNIRDFWWKSMTQLHDNIVGIDAAIFMHPTTWKASGHVDNFSDPMIDNKDSKKRYRVDHLIEAHAETLSDSESAALIAKMEQLLAADDFVGIKQLIEENKIKCSVSGTANWTDVRQFNLMFSTEFGAVSSDNPEDNIVYLRPETAQGIFVNFLNVQKSGRMKIPFGIAQTGKAFRNEIVARQFIFRMREFEQMEMQFFVRPGTELDWYAKWKETRLQWHKDLGLPAEKLRFHDHIKLAHYANAAVDIEFEFPFGWKELEGIHSRTDYDLRRHQEFSKKKMQYFDNDLNAEGKPFGNYIPYVVETSVGLDRLFLTVLSNSYHEEEVPTAEEGKTEIRTVLRLPVKIAPIKLAVFPLTKKDGLPEIAGQLMNECRPHFHCFYEEKDTIGKRYRRQDAIGTPFCVTVDHQTKEDNTVTIRNRDTLMQERMPLSAVKQFILNSVA; encoded by the coding sequence ATGGCGAACGAGAAGCTTTTTGCAAACATTATCTCCCACTCAAAAGAGTATGGCTATATTTTCCAGTCATCTGAAATTTATGATGGCTTAAGTGCGGTATACGATTATGGTCAGCTTGGTGCACAGTTGAAAAAGAACATCCGTGATTTTTGGTGGAAAAGCATGACCCAGCTGCACGACAATATCGTTGGTATTGACGCAGCCATCTTCATGCATCCCACAACCTGGAAAGCCAGCGGTCACGTTGATAATTTCAGTGATCCTATGATCGATAACAAAGACAGCAAAAAGCGTTACCGTGTAGATCATCTAATTGAAGCGCATGCAGAAACCCTTTCTGATTCTGAATCAGCAGCATTGATCGCCAAAATGGAACAGTTGTTAGCTGCAGATGATTTTGTGGGTATCAAACAACTTATCGAAGAAAATAAGATCAAATGTTCTGTAAGCGGCACGGCCAACTGGACCGATGTACGCCAGTTCAACCTCATGTTTTCAACTGAGTTTGGAGCTGTGTCAAGTGATAATCCAGAAGATAATATTGTGTACCTCCGCCCTGAAACAGCACAAGGGATATTCGTGAATTTCCTGAATGTGCAAAAAAGCGGACGGATGAAAATCCCGTTTGGTATTGCCCAAACAGGTAAGGCTTTCCGTAACGAGATTGTTGCCCGCCAGTTCATTTTCCGCATGCGGGAGTTTGAACAAATGGAAATGCAGTTCTTCGTTCGCCCCGGCACTGAGCTCGATTGGTATGCAAAATGGAAAGAAACCCGTTTGCAGTGGCATAAAGACTTAGGTCTGCCTGCTGAAAAACTCCGTTTTCACGACCATATTAAGTTGGCACATTATGCCAACGCTGCTGTAGATATTGAATTTGAATTCCCGTTTGGCTGGAAAGAATTGGAAGGCATCCATTCACGTACTGATTACGATCTACGCCGCCACCAGGAGTTCAGCAAAAAGAAAATGCAGTATTTCGATAACGATCTGAATGCTGAAGGAAAACCTTTTGGCAATTATATCCCGTATGTAGTGGAAACATCGGTTGGTCTGGATCGCTTATTCCTTACCGTGCTCAGCAATTCTTACCACGAGGAAGAAGTGCCTACCGCTGAAGAGGGAAAAACTGAAATCAGGACCGTTTTGCGTTTACCGGTGAAAATAGCCCCCATCAAACTGGCTGTTTTCCCGCTCACGAAAAAAGATGGTTTGCCAGAAATTGCCGGGCAGTTGATGAATGAGTGTCGACCACATTTCCACTGCTTTTACGAGGAAAAAGACACAATCGGCAAGCGTTATCGCCGCCAGGACGCCATTGGAACGCCTTTCTGTGTAACGGTCGATCATCAGACCAAGGAAGACAATACAGTGACCATCCGGAACAGGGATACTTTGATGCAGGAACGCATGCCGTTATCTGCCGTTAAACAATTTATCCTCAATAGTGTTGCATAG
- a CDS encoding nucleotide pyrophosphohydrolase: MSTELTIKQAQLHVDQWIKTVGVRYFNELTNLGILMEEIGELSRLMVRKYGEQSFKESDKGKELGDEMADVLWVLICLANQTGIDLTEALQKNFEKKNIRDANRHQGNEKLK, encoded by the coding sequence ATGAGCACAGAACTTACAATTAAACAGGCACAGCTTCACGTTGATCAATGGATCAAAACCGTAGGTGTTCGTTATTTTAATGAGCTTACAAATCTTGGCATTCTCATGGAAGAAATAGGAGAGTTGTCGAGATTAATGGTACGGAAGTATGGCGAGCAATCATTCAAAGAAAGTGATAAGGGCAAAGAGTTGGGAGATGAAATGGCTGATGTACTGTGGGTACTCATTTGTCTGGCCAACCAAACTGGTATTGATCTGACAGAAGCGTTACAGAAGAATTTTGAAAAGAAGAATATCAGGGATGCAAACCGGCATCAAGGGAATGAAAAATTAAAATAG
- the dtd gene encoding D-aminoacyl-tRNA deacylase: MRAVLQRTAFASVKVDGNITGSIQKGLLVLMGVEDADTTEDIEWLSSKIVNLRIFDDENGVMNLSVKDIDGDILLVSQFTLHASTKKGNRPSYIKASKPDVAIPMYEKMIAQLETDLGKKIQTGIFGADMKVELLNDGPVTIVIDTKSTE; encoded by the coding sequence ATGAGAGCGGTACTGCAACGAACAGCTTTTGCCTCTGTTAAAGTTGATGGAAACATAACAGGTTCTATTCAGAAAGGTTTGCTGGTATTAATGGGTGTTGAAGATGCAGATACTACTGAAGATATTGAATGGTTAAGCAGTAAAATTGTGAACCTGCGCATTTTTGATGATGAGAATGGAGTAATGAATTTGAGTGTGAAAGATATTGATGGCGATATCTTATTGGTGAGCCAGTTTACATTACATGCTTCAACAAAAAAAGGAAACCGACCATCGTACATCAAAGCCAGTAAGCCGGATGTTGCTATACCGATGTACGAAAAAATGATCGCTCAACTTGAAACCGATCTTGGTAAAAAAATACAAACCGGCATTTTTGGTGCCGATATGAAAGTAGAATTGTTGAACGATGGGCCGGTGACGATTGTGATTGATACGAAGAGCACGGAATAA
- the arfB gene encoding alternative ribosome rescue aminoacyl-tRNA hydrolase ArfB produces the protein MSTEIQFQTARSGGAGGQNVNKVETMVMGYWHIASSALVTEQQKIVLQEKLSNRINKEGTLIVKSQVHRSQQANKQEVIEKINQLISVALTPKKARIASKPSKASKERRIESKKKQSEHKQSRQKIRLSDF, from the coding sequence GTGAGTACAGAAATACAGTTCCAGACGGCACGAAGTGGTGGCGCCGGCGGGCAAAATGTAAACAAGGTGGAGACCATGGTGATGGGTTATTGGCATATTGCATCGTCTGCGCTTGTAACCGAACAACAAAAAATAGTATTGCAGGAAAAACTCAGCAATCGTATTAATAAGGAAGGGACACTGATCGTTAAAAGCCAGGTGCACCGCAGCCAGCAGGCAAACAAACAGGAAGTAATTGAAAAAATCAACCAACTTATTTCGGTTGCTCTCACACCTAAAAAAGCAAGAATAGCCAGCAAGCCGTCGAAAGCTTCGAAAGAAAGACGTATTGAATCGAAGAAAAAACAGAGCGAGCATAAACAAAGTCGCCAAAAGATCCGTTTATCTGATTTTTAG
- a CDS encoding cytochrome-c peroxidase: MQKRNTILFILTSVLLFTWLIESCRKNDLILTPYTVQIPSHFPQTDYYQRNPITKEGFELGRRLFYDRRFSVDGSISCGSCHQQGAAFGTYDHDLSHGVNGSHGIRNAMSLFNLAWQTSYGWDGKYASLDAVYAAHINSPIEFGENINNIINKIKTDSRYIEQFKTVYGSSYINQPRVYNALTQFVSAFISSATKYDSVKQNMKTFTTSEQAGYTVFLNKCNSCHAEPLFTDFSYRNNGLPLNIFNDKGRMAATGSKADSLKFRVPSLRNLFKSYPFLHDGRFIGFEQIFEHYNSGVQQSTTIDPLLSNGIQLSAAERTALVDFFRTLTDNNFTTKSNFAAPQ, encoded by the coding sequence ATGCAGAAAAGAAACACCATCCTCTTCATTCTGACATCTGTGTTATTGTTTACATGGCTGATTGAAAGCTGTCGTAAAAATGATCTTATACTTACACCCTATACTGTACAAATTCCATCGCACTTCCCACAAACTGACTATTACCAACGCAACCCTATTACCAAAGAAGGTTTCGAATTGGGCCGACGTTTGTTTTACGACAGACGCTTTTCTGTTGATGGAAGTATTTCCTGCGGTTCCTGTCATCAACAAGGTGCGGCTTTTGGTACTTATGATCATGATCTCAGTCATGGTGTAAATGGTTCACACGGCATTCGCAATGCCATGAGTTTATTCAATCTTGCCTGGCAAACTTCGTATGGTTGGGATGGAAAATATGCATCGCTTGATGCAGTTTATGCAGCACACATCAACAGCCCAATTGAATTTGGCGAGAACATCAACAACATCATCAATAAAATAAAAACGGATAGCCGATACATTGAGCAATTTAAAACTGTGTACGGCTCTTCATATATTAATCAGCCACGTGTTTATAATGCACTCACCCAATTTGTAAGTGCATTCATCAGCAGCGCAACAAAATATGATTCGGTAAAACAAAACATGAAGACGTTTACCACAAGTGAACAGGCAGGTTACACGGTGTTTCTCAACAAATGCAACAGTTGCCATGCAGAACCATTGTTCACTGATTTTTCTTATCGCAATAATGGACTACCGCTTAATATTTTTAATGATAAAGGAAGGATGGCGGCTACCGGCAGCAAGGCTGATTCATTAAAATTTCGTGTGCCTTCGCTGCGGAATTTATTTAAGAGCTACCCTTTTTTACACGATGGCAGGTTTATTGGCTTTGAGCAGATCTTTGAACATTACAATTCGGGTGTGCAACAAAGTACTACGATTGATCCTTTACTCAGCAACGGAATTCAACTTTCAGCTGCCGAACGAACAGCTTTGGTTGATTTCTTCCGCACGTTAACCGATAACAATTTTACAACAAAGAGCAACTTTGCGGCACCACAATAA
- a CDS encoding lipopolysaccharide biosynthesis protein, with protein MSTIKKLAGQTLWYGLPTIASRFLGYLMNMALPFIFAQPSATANLTQVYAIIPFLNILFTYGVETAYFRYSNEKDRSTLYNTLSLSIFGTTILFTVLLYFFQSPIASAAGLSENPEYITWMLAILFFDTLATLPFARLRQENRPKKYAFVRVAGIVVNILVVFLFLGFFPAYAKENPDSFIGTFFNKKIGIGYYLIGNLCGSIFTFLLLWKEWKQINLRFDTGMWKEVMNYSYPLIIVGLGGMINDMLSRLVYQHVVDLPEQQAKHELGVFANIYRIAVLITIMIQAFRMAAEPFFFNRSKDEDAHRTYARIMKFFVIACCFMFLFIGLYLDVLKWIITLKSKAWGEGMNVVLLLAMGNVFLGIYYNLSIWYKLTNKNLYGAAITIGGALITVGLNIVLIPKYHYWGAAIATFTCYLFMMIASYILGQKYYPVPYTKKKLISYLVLVSMIVLLHRSITYFYTPLWFSIATGTLLLALFTRFVIKIERKELQKLPYVGKFISAN; from the coding sequence TTGAGTACCATTAAAAAACTAGCAGGACAAACGCTGTGGTATGGCTTACCTACTATTGCCAGCCGCTTTTTGGGTTATTTAATGAATATGGCATTGCCATTCATTTTTGCGCAACCATCTGCAACTGCCAATCTCACCCAGGTATATGCCATTATTCCTTTTCTCAACATCCTGTTTACTTACGGTGTGGAAACAGCTTATTTCCGCTACTCCAATGAAAAAGACAGATCAACACTTTATAACACATTAAGCCTTTCCATCTTTGGTACAACAATCCTTTTTACAGTATTGTTGTATTTTTTTCAATCACCCATTGCTTCGGCAGCAGGTCTTTCTGAAAATCCGGAATACATAACATGGATGCTGGCAATTCTCTTCTTCGATACCTTGGCAACTCTGCCTTTCGCCCGTTTACGGCAGGAGAACCGGCCAAAAAAATATGCATTTGTTCGTGTTGCCGGAATTGTGGTGAACATATTGGTCGTATTTCTTTTTCTTGGCTTTTTCCCTGCCTACGCAAAAGAAAATCCCGATAGCTTCATCGGCACATTCTTCAACAAAAAGATTGGAATAGGTTATTATCTGATCGGGAATCTTTGCGGAAGCATCTTTACGTTTTTGCTGTTGTGGAAAGAATGGAAACAGATAAACTTGCGCTTTGACACAGGCATGTGGAAGGAGGTAATGAATTACAGCTATCCCCTAATTATTGTGGGTTTGGGTGGAATGATCAATGATATGCTGAGCCGTTTGGTTTACCAACATGTAGTTGATCTGCCGGAACAACAGGCCAAACATGAATTAGGTGTTTTTGCAAATATTTACCGTATTGCTGTTTTGATCACCATTATGATACAGGCATTCCGAATGGCAGCTGAGCCCTTCTTTTTCAACCGGTCAAAAGACGAAGATGCACATCGTACCTATGCACGCATCATGAAGTTTTTTGTGATTGCCTGTTGCTTTATGTTCTTGTTCATTGGTCTCTATTTAGATGTATTGAAATGGATCATCACTCTAAAATCAAAAGCATGGGGCGAGGGAATGAATGTTGTATTGCTATTGGCAATGGGTAACGTTTTTCTCGGCATTTATTACAACCTGAGCATCTGGTACAAGCTGACCAATAAAAATTTATATGGTGCAGCCATTACAATAGGCGGCGCTCTCATTACTGTTGGATTGAATATTGTCCTTATTCCAAAATATCATTATTGGGGTGCTGCTATCGCTACGTTTACCTGTTACTTGTTTATGATGATAGCAAGTTATATACTGGGTCAGAAATACTATCCTGTTCCATATACCAAGAAAAAGCTTATTTCATACCTGGTGCTTGTTAGCATGATCGTGCTATTACATCGCAGCATTACATATTTCTATACACCTCTTTGGTTCAGTATTGCTACAGGAACATTATTACTTGCCTTGTTTACTAGGTTTGTAATAAAAATCGAACGCAAAGAATTACAGAAGCTCCCCTACGTCGGCAAATTCATTTCAGCCAATTAA
- a CDS encoding MBL fold metallo-hydrolase, with the protein MFTVKAFTFSPVQENTYILYNEQKKAFIIDPGCYFEEERDELASFLKQTQLQPIQLLNTHCHLDHVFGNKWVYETYGLELHLHANEKQVLDFAPASGLMWNLPFDNYNGPLHWLKEGDELEMGDDKLTVLFTPGHAPGHVCFYCKEQNFVIGGDVLFRESIGRTDLPGGHHQTLLNSIRTQLFVLPDETIVFGGHGPSTTIGYEKRNNPFLIG; encoded by the coding sequence ATGTTCACTGTTAAAGCTTTTACATTCAGCCCTGTTCAGGAGAACACATATATCCTCTATAACGAACAAAAGAAGGCCTTCATTATTGACCCCGGCTGTTATTTTGAAGAAGAGCGTGATGAATTGGCTTCTTTTCTTAAACAAACGCAATTACAACCCATACAGTTGCTTAATACACATTGCCATCTCGATCATGTGTTTGGAAATAAATGGGTCTACGAAACTTATGGTTTGGAACTGCACCTGCATGCCAACGAAAAACAGGTATTAGACTTTGCCCCGGCCAGTGGTTTAATGTGGAACCTGCCGTTTGATAATTATAATGGTCCGCTGCATTGGTTGAAAGAAGGGGATGAATTGGAGATGGGCGATGATAAGCTAACGGTGCTGTTCACCCCGGGACATGCACCGGGCCATGTTTGTTTTTATTGCAAGGAGCAGAATTTTGTAATTGGCGGTGATGTATTGTTCCGTGAAAGTATAGGACGCACCGATTTGCCGGGAGGTCATCATCAAACCCTGCTAAACAGCATAAGAACACAACTTTTTGTGTTGCCTGACGAAACAATTGTGTTCGGCGGGCATGGCCCTTCTACTACCATCGGGTATGAAAAAAGAAACAATCCTTTTTTAATTGGCTGA